A stretch of the Hyalangium minutum genome encodes the following:
- a CDS encoding serine/threonine-protein kinase, producing the protein MNIDLIQAPTSPSPPRLGADTLAPGRLLAGRFLLESLAGRGGMGSVYRAKDTQTGQTVALKLLHPMQSADGLQRFSREAELLAELRHPSIVSHVAHGFLEQGHPFLAMEWLEGEDLANRLGRQPLSLSETLTLMRHAADALATAHRHGIVHRDLKPSNLFLRHGRPEEVVLLDFGLARRTVPSQALTGSHVVLGTPGYMAPEQASGQGETTPSADIFSLGCVLYECLTGQPPFSAPHFAAVLAKILFTPPTPLRSVRTELPEVFQTLVDRMLAKDPHQRIPDAPSLMPLLPTVDELPELEGVAPTQVARVDSPMAAEQQLVSILLAAPPVVAEPGPEAMVQRRSLRDSLRAVLTPHRAQVELMADGSLVLTLLAGRHGATDQASLAARCALSLKERWPEVTAVLVTGRGVISAHLPVGEAMDRAGQLLHRFGHPTASPHVVLDEVTAGLLGPGFQLERASTDTFLLQSEHLTADASRPLLGKPTPCVGREQELALLELALSTCIEDSTAQALLVVAPPGTGKSRLRHEFLRRVSRREQPVLLLQGRGDPMNVSGCMCMVGQLLQQLCGMEPGEPAETRRQKLRERVAKYLPEREVPEVAALLGEICSAPFPEETYSQLRELRRDPAQMNAAVGGAIITWLRAESQHSPVLLVLEDLHWGDALTVQWVDRLLRELADCPLLVLALARPEIKELFPGLWSQRLQEVALRSLSRKAGAQLIRDVLGSGVEEAVVDRLLEQSAGNALFLEELIRMVAEGRGDTPPGTVLAMLQSRILRLEPEARQALLAASFLGRTFWTGAVRALRNAQETPGTLEHWLERLVAMEIIESQPDRTFAGEKAYRFRHALMRDAAYALVPEAHKATGHRLAGEWLEQGGETDPRVLADHAYLGQQPERAVRFYIQAADQRLERGDARSALQCVEAALKLEMPSETRSRLRALQATATFWLNDPSLLTGTGREILPELKAGSRPWCDLISSLILNSVNRGQPAEVMPLVELLLRTSPEADGVYAYAQALCFISTAFVRLGMRQEAEVHLQRILGLEGSDALLESYRDYTQAFFSFHLEPKPWQAWEGLLRAEKTLQQEGRVHSLAKVKTVSGLVAAMMGDSASARTRVQESVARLQRFEQPLTLLYSQGYFSVVMSALPEPEARAQARTMAEAALTVTSYSPLYPGMAHVALARIALAEGKPAEAEQHARQACELLPPLPSLVRPVLSEALRLQGRAAEARQEAERAVRHLERAGARGVDFIGVHLALAEACFAQGDSTAGDAALRKALEHLRACAEGFPDAAARERFLRKVPDNARTLELARERFGEATAA; encoded by the coding sequence ATGAACATCGATCTCATTCAAGCTCCTACCTCCCCCTCCCCTCCAAGGCTTGGAGCGGACACGCTCGCTCCCGGCCGGCTCCTCGCCGGGCGGTTCCTTCTCGAGTCCCTGGCGGGCCGCGGGGGCATGGGCTCGGTGTACCGCGCCAAGGACACGCAGACCGGGCAGACCGTCGCCCTCAAGCTCCTGCATCCCATGCAGAGCGCCGATGGGCTTCAGCGCTTCAGCCGCGAGGCCGAGCTTCTTGCCGAGCTGCGTCACCCGTCCATCGTCTCCCATGTGGCCCATGGCTTCCTGGAGCAGGGACACCCCTTCCTCGCCATGGAGTGGCTGGAGGGAGAGGACCTGGCCAACCGGCTCGGGCGCCAGCCCTTGAGCCTGTCCGAGACGCTGACCCTGATGCGCCACGCCGCCGACGCGCTGGCTACCGCGCACCGGCACGGCATCGTCCACCGAGACCTGAAGCCCTCCAACCTCTTCCTGCGGCATGGCCGGCCCGAGGAGGTGGTGCTGCTGGACTTCGGGCTGGCACGCCGCACCGTGCCGTCCCAGGCCCTCACGGGCAGCCACGTGGTGCTCGGAACTCCGGGGTACATGGCGCCCGAGCAGGCCTCGGGACAAGGAGAGACCACTCCGAGCGCGGACATCTTCTCGCTGGGGTGTGTGCTGTACGAGTGCCTCACCGGCCAGCCTCCCTTCTCCGCGCCTCACTTCGCCGCCGTGCTGGCGAAGATCCTCTTCACCCCGCCGACGCCCCTGCGCTCGGTGCGCACCGAGCTGCCCGAGGTCTTCCAGACGCTGGTGGACCGCATGCTGGCCAAGGACCCGCACCAACGGATCCCGGACGCCCCCTCCCTGATGCCACTCCTGCCGACCGTGGACGAGCTCCCGGAGCTGGAGGGGGTGGCGCCCACGCAGGTGGCGCGCGTCGACAGCCCCATGGCGGCGGAGCAACAGCTCGTGAGCATCCTGCTGGCGGCTCCTCCAGTGGTGGCGGAGCCAGGGCCGGAGGCGATGGTCCAGCGGCGCTCGCTGCGGGACTCGCTGCGTGCCGTGCTCACGCCGCACCGGGCTCAGGTGGAGCTGATGGCGGATGGCTCTCTGGTGCTGACGCTGCTGGCAGGCCGTCACGGCGCGACGGATCAGGCCTCGCTGGCCGCCCGGTGCGCCCTCTCCCTCAAGGAGCGCTGGCCCGAGGTGACGGCCGTGCTCGTTACGGGGCGGGGTGTCATCAGTGCCCACCTCCCCGTGGGCGAGGCCATGGACCGCGCGGGGCAGCTTCTGCACCGGTTCGGTCACCCCACCGCGTCGCCCCATGTGGTGCTGGACGAGGTAACAGCCGGGCTTCTGGGCCCGGGCTTCCAGTTGGAGCGGGCCTCCACGGACACCTTCCTGCTGCAAAGCGAGCATCTGACGGCGGACGCCTCCCGCCCGCTGCTCGGCAAACCCACCCCGTGTGTGGGCCGCGAGCAGGAGCTCGCCCTGCTGGAGCTGGCCCTCTCCACCTGCATCGAGGACTCCACGGCGCAGGCCCTGCTGGTGGTGGCGCCTCCCGGCACGGGCAAGTCCCGGCTGCGCCACGAGTTCCTCCGCCGCGTCTCCCGGCGCGAGCAGCCGGTGCTGCTGCTCCAAGGCCGCGGCGATCCGATGAACGTCAGCGGCTGCATGTGCATGGTGGGGCAGTTGCTGCAGCAGCTGTGCGGCATGGAGCCGGGCGAGCCCGCCGAGACCCGCCGCCAGAAGCTGCGTGAGCGCGTGGCGAAGTACCTGCCCGAGCGCGAGGTGCCCGAAGTGGCGGCCCTGCTGGGAGAGATCTGCAGCGCGCCCTTCCCGGAGGAGACCTATTCGCAGCTGAGGGAACTCCGCCGCGATCCGGCCCAGATGAACGCCGCAGTGGGCGGGGCGATCATCACCTGGCTGCGCGCGGAGAGTCAGCATTCCCCCGTGCTCCTCGTGCTCGAGGATCTGCACTGGGGTGACGCCCTGACCGTGCAGTGGGTGGATCGGTTGCTTCGCGAGCTGGCCGACTGCCCCCTCCTGGTGCTGGCGCTGGCCCGTCCCGAGATCAAGGAGCTGTTCCCCGGCCTCTGGTCGCAGCGCCTGCAGGAGGTCGCCCTGCGGAGCCTGAGCCGCAAGGCCGGCGCTCAGTTGATCCGCGACGTGCTCGGGTCCGGCGTGGAGGAGGCCGTGGTGGACCGGCTCCTGGAGCAGTCGGCGGGCAACGCCTTGTTCCTGGAGGAGCTCATCCGCATGGTCGCCGAGGGCCGCGGAGACACGCCTCCCGGCACAGTGCTGGCCATGCTCCAGTCGCGCATCCTGCGGCTGGAGCCCGAGGCCCGGCAGGCGCTCCTGGCCGCCAGCTTCCTGGGCCGCACCTTCTGGACCGGGGCCGTCCGGGCACTCCGCAACGCCCAGGAGACACCGGGCACGCTGGAGCACTGGCTGGAGCGCCTCGTGGCGATGGAGATCATCGAGTCCCAGCCGGATCGGACGTTCGCGGGAGAGAAGGCCTACCGCTTCCGGCACGCGCTGATGCGGGACGCCGCCTATGCCCTGGTCCCCGAGGCCCACAAGGCCACCGGCCACCGGCTCGCGGGCGAGTGGCTGGAGCAAGGCGGAGAGACGGATCCGCGCGTGCTCGCGGATCACGCCTACCTCGGCCAGCAGCCCGAGCGGGCCGTCCGCTTCTACATCCAGGCCGCCGATCAGCGCCTGGAGCGCGGAGACGCCCGGAGCGCGCTGCAGTGCGTGGAGGCTGCGCTGAAGCTGGAGATGCCGAGCGAGACGCGCTCGCGCCTGCGCGCCCTGCAGGCCACCGCGACCTTCTGGCTGAACGATCCCTCGCTGCTGACGGGAACGGGCCGGGAGATCCTCCCCGAGCTGAAGGCGGGCAGCCGGCCCTGGTGCGATCTGATCAGCAGCCTCATCCTCAACAGCGTCAACCGGGGCCAGCCGGCCGAGGTGATGCCGCTCGTGGAGCTGCTGCTGCGCACCTCACCCGAGGCCGATGGTGTGTACGCCTATGCCCAGGCGCTCTGCTTCATCTCCACGGCCTTCGTCCGGCTCGGCATGCGCCAGGAGGCGGAGGTCCACCTCCAGCGCATCCTCGGCCTGGAGGGCTCCGACGCGCTGCTGGAGTCCTACCGCGACTACACCCAGGCCTTCTTCTCGTTCCACCTGGAGCCCAAGCCGTGGCAGGCCTGGGAGGGGCTCCTGCGCGCGGAGAAGACGCTGCAGCAGGAAGGCCGGGTCCACAGCCTCGCCAAGGTGAAGACCGTGAGCGGGCTCGTCGCGGCCATGATGGGGGACTCGGCCAGCGCAAGGACCCGCGTGCAGGAGTCCGTGGCCCGCTTGCAGCGCTTCGAGCAGCCCCTCACGTTGCTCTACAGCCAGGGCTACTTCTCCGTGGTCATGTCCGCGCTCCCCGAGCCGGAGGCCCGTGCCCAGGCCCGGACCATGGCCGAGGCCGCGCTCACCGTCACCAGCTACAGCCCGCTCTACCCCGGCATGGCGCACGTCGCCCTGGCGAGGATCGCCCTGGCCGAGGGCAAGCCCGCCGAGGCCGAGCAGCATGCGCGCCAGGCATGTGAGCTGCTGCCGCCCCTGCCCAGCCTTGTACGGCCGGTGTTGAGCGAGGCCCTGCGGCTCCAGGGACGCGCAGCCGAGGCCCGCCAGGAGGCCGAGCGCGCCGTGCGGCACCTGGAGCGCGCTGGAGCCCGGGGCGTGGACTTCATCGGCGTGCACCTGGCGCTGGCCGAGGCCTGCTTCGCGCAGGGAGACAGCACGGCCGGAGACGCAGCCCTGCGCAAGGCCCTGGAGCACCTCCGTGCTTGCGCCGAGGGCTTCCCGGACGCCGCCGCGCGAGAGCGATTCCTGCGCAAGGTGCCCGACAACGCCCGGACGCTCGAGCTGGCGCGCGAGCGCTTCGGCGAGGCTACCGCCGCCTGA
- a CDS encoding FHA domain-containing protein — MELPFDDDEVAPLQEDDPRPQRVPQFPAGSRRTGARRTGVREGTKDRELATRFDTQEYSDPGYVLAFLYVEKGPGAGQLMPVKQGPLIIGRASACDLRLQHPSISRRHAQLMRQGERFTLRDLGSQNGTFVNRIKLSADQEIVVGDEISLGNAVLKLRGPGAPAEKEAAPSVVTETRTAPASHTRRRMSLSRVALIAAAVGSGVAALLTLAFLKFSGPAQRSPSPAPAPSTESATPPEATAPAPQATEYVPPPSANEEEQTAAPQEEVVAEESPRALKPLKPSQGPRASSVSAKPLASRKGTKASTKAATARSEDSAPSSAAEKAPAPAAAPVSRDAVLSLYESGDVAGALNLARSGQLEPLTKKLSEFQNARDAAQKALDAKDSARAIQNLATALAVDQELSQGWAKHVQAIRRQVGKLYTQLGQDQLKAKDKAAARESFEMALKYDPSNTWAKTELQQLNGK; from the coding sequence GTGGAGCTGCCCTTCGATGACGACGAGGTCGCTCCGCTGCAGGAGGACGATCCGCGTCCGCAGCGCGTGCCTCAGTTCCCCGCGGGCAGCCGCCGCACGGGGGCCCGGCGCACGGGCGTTCGCGAGGGCACCAAGGACCGCGAGCTGGCCACGCGGTTCGATACCCAGGAGTACTCGGATCCCGGCTACGTGCTGGCGTTCCTGTACGTGGAGAAGGGCCCGGGCGCCGGGCAGCTGATGCCCGTGAAGCAGGGCCCACTCATCATCGGCCGGGCCTCCGCGTGTGACTTGCGGCTGCAGCATCCGTCCATCAGCCGCCGCCACGCCCAGCTCATGCGCCAGGGCGAGCGCTTCACGCTGAGAGACCTGGGCAGCCAGAACGGCACCTTCGTCAACCGCATCAAGCTCTCCGCGGACCAGGAGATTGTCGTCGGGGACGAGATCTCCCTGGGCAACGCGGTGCTGAAGCTGCGGGGCCCGGGCGCGCCTGCGGAGAAGGAAGCGGCGCCCTCGGTGGTCACCGAGACCCGCACGGCACCGGCGTCACACACCCGCCGCCGCATGAGCCTCTCGCGCGTCGCGCTCATAGCGGCGGCCGTGGGCTCGGGGGTGGCGGCGCTGCTCACTCTCGCATTCCTGAAGTTCTCGGGCCCGGCTCAGCGCAGCCCCTCGCCCGCGCCAGCCCCGTCCACCGAGAGCGCTACGCCTCCCGAGGCCACCGCTCCAGCGCCGCAGGCCACGGAGTACGTCCCTCCGCCTTCCGCCAACGAGGAGGAGCAGACCGCTGCGCCCCAGGAGGAGGTGGTGGCCGAGGAATCTCCTCGAGCGCTCAAGCCCCTCAAGCCTTCCCAGGGACCCCGAGCCTCGTCCGTGAGCGCGAAGCCCCTGGCGTCCCGGAAGGGCACCAAGGCGAGCACCAAGGCCGCCACCGCTCGCTCGGAGGACTCGGCGCCCTCGAGCGCCGCTGAGAAGGCCCCCGCCCCTGCTGCGGCTCCTGTGAGCCGTGACGCGGTCCTCTCGCTGTACGAGTCCGGAGATGTGGCCGGCGCGCTGAATCTGGCCCGCAGCGGACAGCTCGAGCCGCTGACCAAGAAGCTCTCTGAGTTCCAGAACGCCCGTGACGCCGCCCAGAAGGCCCTGGATGCGAAGGACTCGGCCCGGGCCATTCAGAACCTCGCCACCGCGCTGGCCGTGGATCAAGAGCTGTCCCAGGGCTGGGCGAAGCATGTGCAAGCGATCCGCAGGCAGGTGGGCAAGCTCTACACCCAGCTGGGCCAGGATCAGCTGAAGGCCAAGGACAAGGCCGCCGCGCGCGAGTCCTTCGAGATGGCCCTCAAGTACGATCCCTCGAACACGTGGGCCAAGACAGAGCTGCAGCAGCTCAACGGGAAGTAG
- a CDS encoding M28 family peptidase — protein sequence MKRLLALLFLLPALPVLAQGVPLSTPAEKVVAQTIDANPLRAHVRFLAHDLLEGRGPGTRGDALAQAYIASQFELLGLKPVGGGDGYLQPFELVGLSGHPDTLSFAAASGRTDLKFHEEFIAVSGVQEPEARLEGSELIFVGFGIVAPEYGWDDFKGMDLRGKTLLILNSDPAEDPALFAGRTRLWYGRWDYKYEQAAKVGAAGAIILHTTPSAGYPWQVVQTSWTGEQFELPATQGPRLQVKAWTTEEATRRIVRMAGRDLDALVASAQKRDFQPVPLGVKVSTQFANQVRRRPTANVLGLLPGSDPKLSGEVVLYTAHHDHLGTKEGARPGEDAIYNGAVDNAAGVAALLTVARTYRALPTPPRRSILFAAVAGEEQGLLGSQHLATHLPVPSGRIAANINIDGANILGRTRDVAIIGLGKSNLDGIITGLANAQGRTVKADQLSDRGFFYRSDQFAFAKLGIPAAYFSSGMDFIGRPEGWGKQQRELWEARHYHQPSDELRPEWDLSGAVEDVRLYFLLGAHVARAPEMPRWNKGDEFEAPRLESLKAVGAPEAKGAK from the coding sequence ATGAAGCGCCTGCTCGCACTGCTCTTCCTCCTGCCTGCGCTGCCCGTCCTGGCGCAGGGCGTGCCGCTCTCCACGCCTGCGGAGAAGGTGGTGGCGCAGACCATCGATGCGAACCCGCTGCGTGCCCATGTGCGCTTCCTCGCGCATGATCTCCTGGAGGGGCGCGGCCCGGGCACCCGGGGAGATGCGCTGGCCCAGGCCTACATCGCCTCCCAGTTCGAGCTGCTGGGCCTGAAGCCCGTGGGTGGGGGAGACGGCTACCTCCAGCCCTTCGAGCTCGTGGGCCTCTCTGGCCACCCGGACACGCTGAGCTTCGCGGCCGCGTCCGGGCGCACGGACCTGAAGTTCCACGAGGAGTTCATCGCCGTCTCTGGCGTGCAGGAGCCGGAGGCCCGGCTGGAGGGCTCCGAGCTGATCTTCGTGGGCTTCGGCATCGTCGCTCCCGAGTATGGTTGGGACGACTTCAAGGGGATGGACCTCCGGGGCAAGACGCTGCTGATCCTCAACAGCGATCCGGCGGAGGACCCGGCGCTCTTCGCGGGCCGGACGCGGCTCTGGTACGGGCGCTGGGATTACAAGTACGAGCAGGCCGCCAAGGTGGGAGCGGCGGGCGCCATCATCCTCCACACCACGCCGAGCGCCGGCTACCCGTGGCAGGTGGTGCAGACCTCGTGGACGGGCGAGCAGTTCGAGCTGCCCGCCACCCAGGGCCCGCGCCTGCAGGTGAAGGCGTGGACGACCGAGGAGGCCACGCGGCGCATCGTCCGGATGGCGGGGAGGGACCTGGACGCGCTGGTCGCCTCGGCGCAGAAGCGCGACTTCCAGCCCGTGCCGCTCGGGGTGAAGGTCTCCACCCAGTTCGCCAATCAGGTGAGGCGCCGGCCCACGGCGAACGTGCTGGGCCTGCTGCCCGGCAGCGACCCGAAGCTCTCGGGCGAGGTGGTGCTCTACACCGCGCACCACGATCATCTCGGCACCAAGGAGGGTGCGCGCCCGGGCGAGGACGCCATCTACAACGGCGCGGTGGACAACGCGGCGGGGGTGGCGGCCCTGCTCACAGTGGCGAGGACCTACCGCGCGCTGCCCACGCCTCCGAGGCGCTCCATCCTCTTCGCCGCCGTGGCGGGAGAAGAGCAGGGGCTGCTGGGCTCGCAGCACCTCGCTACGCACCTGCCGGTGCCCTCGGGCCGCATCGCCGCCAACATCAACATCGATGGCGCGAACATCCTCGGGCGCACGCGGGATGTGGCGATCATCGGTCTGGGCAAGTCGAACCTCGATGGCATCATCACGGGCCTGGCAAATGCGCAGGGCCGCACGGTGAAGGCGGACCAGCTGTCGGATCGGGGCTTCTTCTACCGCTCGGACCAGTTCGCCTTCGCGAAGCTGGGCATCCCGGCCGCGTACTTCAGCAGCGGCATGGACTTCATCGGCAGGCCCGAGGGCTGGGGCAAGCAGCAGCGAGAGCTGTGGGAGGCGCGGCACTACCACCAGCCCTCCGATGAGCTGCGTCCGGAGTGGGACCTGAGCGGGGCCGTGGAGGACGTGCGCCTCTACTTCCTGCTGGGCGCCCATGTGGCGCGGGCGCCCGAGATGCCCCGCTGGAACAAGGGGGACGAGTTCGAGGCCCCTCGGCTGGAGTCCCTGAAGGCGGTGGGAGCCCCGGAAGCAAAGGGAGCGAAGTAG
- a CDS encoding CarD family transcriptional regulator gives MQTSFKTGDKAVYPGQGVGEVMGIEHTEVAGQRQSFYVLRILENGMRIMIPINKVGSVGLREIISEEDVKQVYSILKEKDISVDSTTWNRRYREYMEKIKTGSVFEIAEVLRDLYLLKGDKDLSFGERKMLDTARSLLIKELSLAKDCSEEEIESDLKKIFNITA, from the coding sequence GTGCAGACCAGCTTCAAGACTGGTGACAAGGCGGTTTATCCGGGCCAAGGGGTCGGCGAGGTGATGGGCATCGAGCACACCGAGGTGGCCGGGCAGCGCCAGTCGTTCTACGTGCTGCGCATCCTGGAGAACGGGATGCGGATCATGATCCCCATCAACAAGGTCGGCTCGGTGGGCCTTCGCGAGATCATCAGCGAGGAGGACGTCAAGCAGGTCTATTCCATCCTCAAGGAGAAGGACATCTCCGTCGACTCCACCACCTGGAACCGCCGGTACCGGGAGTACATGGAGAAGATCAAGACGGGCTCCGTCTTCGAGATCGCCGAGGTGCTTCGCGATCTGTACCTCCTGAAGGGTGACAAGGATCTCTCCTTCGGTGAGCGCAAGATGCTGGATACGGCGCGTTCGCTGCTGATCAAGGAGCTGTCGCTGGCCAAGGACTGCTCCGAGGAAGAGATCGAGTCGGACCTGAAGAAGATCTTCAACATCACCGCCTAG
- the cysS gene encoding cysteine--tRNA ligase: protein MAQPSITLFNTLTMQKEPLVPLEPGAVRVYVCGPTVYSYIHVGNARTFTSFDVIVRYLRYRGYRVTYVRNYTDVDDKIIKAAKETGEEPVALAARFVEIFREDAKALHMKEPDVSPKVSEHLPEILRIIQTLVDKGVAYESQGDVYFAVSRYPEYAKLSKRNLDDLRAGERVQPGEQKREPLDFALWKAAKPGEPAWDSPWGKGRPGWHIECSAMSARYLGESFDIHGGALDLIFPHHENELAQSEAANSKPFAKYWMHCGFLDMEGAKMSKSLGNVVRLRDALVKVDAEALRFFFLSTHYRHPLNFAEKAIADAEQRMEYFYETLRKVDERVAGKDFGKGPLHGEPEKFLRDFETVMDDDFNFAGALGGLSGLFTLMNELVDKPPVKDKALVGRTLQALREIVGKVSGVLGLFEDDPAQWLLRHRDRAVKERGIDVAEVERLIAQRNDARKAKNFAEADRVRTELKSKGVEIMDTPTGTTWKVAPPATEAAPV, encoded by the coding sequence GTGGCCCAGCCGTCGATCACGCTCTTCAACACGCTGACGATGCAGAAGGAACCCCTCGTTCCGCTCGAGCCGGGCGCTGTCCGGGTGTACGTGTGCGGTCCCACTGTATATAGCTACATTCATGTGGGGAACGCGCGTACCTTTACCTCCTTTGACGTGATCGTCCGCTACCTGAGGTACCGGGGGTACCGGGTGACGTACGTGCGCAACTACACGGACGTGGACGACAAGATCATCAAGGCAGCGAAGGAGACGGGCGAGGAGCCGGTGGCCCTGGCGGCGCGCTTCGTGGAGATCTTCCGAGAGGACGCGAAGGCGCTGCACATGAAGGAGCCGGACGTCTCGCCGAAGGTGAGCGAGCACTTGCCGGAGATCCTCCGCATCATCCAGACGCTGGTGGACAAGGGCGTGGCGTACGAGTCCCAGGGGGACGTCTACTTCGCGGTGAGCCGCTACCCAGAGTACGCGAAGCTGTCCAAGCGCAACCTGGACGATCTTCGCGCGGGCGAGCGCGTGCAGCCGGGCGAGCAGAAGCGCGAGCCCTTGGACTTCGCGCTGTGGAAGGCGGCCAAGCCGGGCGAGCCGGCGTGGGACAGCCCATGGGGCAAGGGGCGGCCGGGCTGGCACATCGAGTGCTCGGCGATGAGCGCGCGCTACCTGGGCGAGTCGTTCGACATCCACGGCGGCGCGCTGGATCTGATCTTCCCGCACCACGAGAACGAGCTCGCCCAGAGCGAGGCGGCCAACAGCAAGCCATTCGCGAAGTACTGGATGCACTGCGGCTTCCTGGACATGGAAGGCGCGAAGATGTCCAAGTCGCTGGGCAACGTGGTGCGGCTGCGCGACGCGCTGGTGAAGGTGGACGCGGAGGCGCTGCGGTTCTTCTTCCTGTCCACGCACTACCGGCACCCGCTGAACTTCGCGGAGAAGGCGATCGCCGACGCCGAGCAGCGCATGGAGTACTTCTACGAGACGCTGCGCAAGGTGGACGAGCGCGTCGCGGGCAAGGACTTCGGGAAGGGCCCGCTGCACGGCGAGCCGGAGAAGTTCCTGCGCGACTTCGAGACGGTGATGGATGACGACTTCAACTTCGCCGGAGCGCTGGGAGGGCTGTCGGGCCTCTTCACGCTGATGAACGAACTGGTGGATAAGCCGCCGGTGAAGGACAAGGCGCTGGTGGGGCGGACGCTCCAGGCGCTGCGGGAGATCGTCGGCAAGGTGTCGGGCGTGCTCGGGCTGTTCGAGGACGATCCGGCCCAGTGGCTGCTGCGCCACCGGGATCGGGCCGTGAAGGAGCGCGGCATCGACGTGGCCGAGGTGGAGCGGCTGATCGCGCAGCGCAACGATGCGCGCAAGGCGAAGAACTTCGCCGAGGCGGATCGGGTGCGCACCGAGCTGAAGTCGAAGGGCGTGGAGATCATGGACACGCCCACGGGCACCACGTGGAAGGTGGCGCCCCCAGCCACCGAGGCTGCCCCCGTCTGA